The DNA window CGATTCGCTGACCACGGTGTGCTGGGGTGCGACCGCAATCGTGCTGTTCGGGATCGGCCTAGTTGCCGGACTCAAGCCCTATCGTCTGACCGGGCTGCTCGGCCTCGGGTTGTCGATGGTGCGGATGTTCCTGATCGACATCGAGGATCCGCTCTACCGGATCTACGCGTTCTTCGCGATCGCCGCGGTGCTGCTCGGCGTCGGTTACCTCTACCACCGGTTCCGACACCTCATCGAGCGCGCCGACGGCGTAACGCCGCCGAAGCCGGATCCGGAACTACGGTCGCCATCGTAGATCCCGGAAAACATCCCGGACCATCTTCGGTTTGCCGAATTCGTCGTAGAGTCCCATCCGCGACCAACCGTCGGAGTTTTCGTTCCCGGTGTAGGTCTTGCGCGACCGGTAGTCGACGAGGAGCCAGTAGGTGTAGCCGGACAGGGGCGGGATGTGTCCGGTCAGCACCTCGTGCTGCCGTCGCAGTAGGTCGGCCTGCCAGTCCTCGGAGCCCTTGCGGTCCTTCGGGCCGCGGTCGCCGCGCTTCGACCAACCGCCGTTTTCAAGGATGATCAACGGCTTGCCGGGATTCTCTTCGGTGACCCGCTTGAGATCGGGATCGAGGTTCTCGAAGGGGTCCATCGCGCCGCGGTATTCGTTGAAGCCGACGGCATCGGCGTGTTCGAAATGGGGCTCGCCCATGTGCGGGTGCCAGGCCGCCCACGTGACCGGCCGCAGGTGCCAGTCGTGTGCATCGACCAGATCGTGGCCCATTTTGACGAACGGTTCGTACTCGGGGCAGAACTGGTGGCATTCGTTGTGAATGCCCCAGATCACCACGGATGGATGGTTCATCAGGTCCCACAGCGCGCAGCGGCCGAGCGATTGGAAGACGGACTGCGGATCCTTGGTCTGGGCGTCCATCGACTTTTCCTTGTACCAGAATCCACCCCACTCGCCGCACAGCATCACCCCATTCCGGTCGGCGAGTTGGTAGGTCCACGGATGCCGCTGGGCGACATGCAGGCGGGCGAAATTCGCGTCCGCCTCACCGAGCATGCGGAAGAACTCCTCGTGATCTCCTTTCGTCAGGGCGTTGCCCCGTCCACGGTGTTCCTCGTAGAAAGCCGATCCCTTCAGGAAGATCGGTTTGCCGTTCAGATAAAAGCGGTCACCGCGGATCTCGAAGTGACGGATTCCGAATTCGGTCTGAAGGCGGTCGCCGGGTTTGCCGCCGGTCTCCAAGGTCGACACCAACCGGTGAAGCTTCGGGTTGCCCGGCTGCCAGCGGGCGGCATCGGGCTTCAGCGACGCCTGGAAGCGGATCGCCGCATGGGCACCCGGCTCGAGATTGAACGGGAGTGGCTCGCACGGCTCGATCGCGTCCGAGGCGACGCGGACCGTTCCTTTGCTGGGGGTGGTGCCGTGGTTGCTGATGCAGACAACCGCCTCAAGCTTGCCCTTCATCGTCCTTACCTGCGTCTTGCGGATGGTCAGAGGGTTCTCGGTGACCAGCGACACCGAGCGGGGAATGCCGGCGTAGGGCCAGTTGTCCGGCGCCTTCGGGTGGCGGGTGTGGACGTATTCGATCTCGTCGAAGCCGTCGCCGTCGGTCTTCTTGCGATAGTTCGGCAAGCGGATCACCTGCACTGCCAGCGTGTTGGCTCCTTTGGCGAGCTTTCCGGTGGCATCGATCTCGAACGGCTGGCCGCCTCCCTCGTGAAGCGCCAGCAGCTCGCCGTTGAGAAAGATGCGAACCCGGTGTGGCACTCCGAGGAACTCAAGCCGGTGCCGCTTGTCCTCGCTCGGTTCGAAGTCGAACTTCCTCATGTACCATGCGGCGCCGTCATAGAACGGCGGGTTCTTCACGCTGTGGTCCGACCAGTCCCAGAAGCGGCCGCCCGGCATCGTGTCCCAGCAGTGTGGCACCGTCACGCGGGTCCAGCCGGACGCGGCATCAAGGCCCTCGTTCTCCGGGTCGAACCGGAACTCCCAAGGACCATCCAGATCAAGCCGGCTGCGGAACGGATTCTCCGAGCGGTCCTCGAAGTCGGGCCGGATCCGGCCGTAGTGGAAAACTACCGGGAAGCCGTCGAGCTTCCGCGTTTCGATGCCCATCGCGTGGACGAACTCCGGCGAGTCGGCGAAGTCATCGGCGAACGCGGCAAGCGGGAGGAGTAGAGCGAAAAAAGCGCGGATCACGGTGGGCGAACGTCTCCCCGGGAAGACAAGTTGCAAGCCCGGGAATGACCGGTGCGTGGCATGATCCGGTCACCTCGGATGCCTCATCTGGGCGTAGCGGGCCCATGGCTTGGGGTCGACGCGCCCGTCGGGATAGGTCCGGACCCGCCGGACGATTCCCTCGCGCGAGTGGGACGCGGTGACGATCAGGTCGATGTAGTCCGCCGGTTTGGATTCCTCGGCAACCGTGTTGCCGATCCGGTGGGCGACGGCCGCCGAGCCGAAGGCGAGGAGCGGCGGGACGGCGAGGAAGGCCCCTTCGCCCATTTCGGAGGCGACATCCAAGGTGGTCGCGACATACCGGTCCGCCGGAACCGACTGATTCATCCGGTTCACGAAGGGTGGATGCACCTCATAGTGGACCGCATAAATCGTCCCCTCGGTGGCGAAGAACGCGAGGTCCGCCTCCTGGTTGCCGCCTTGGGGCCATTTGAACCCGACCCGCACGGTATTGACGCCCGGGTTCAGCACCTGCCGCGTGCCGCGCGACTGCTGCCCGTTGACCGAAACGACGCGCAGCCGGTCGAGGCGGTCGCGCTTTTCGAGATCGGGCGTGACGTCGATCACCGCCATGCCCGCCGGCGGCGGGCGTTGGGTCGTGGAGCCACAGGAGGCGAGCAGGATCCCGATGAGAGTTGCGGCCAGAGCCAGGAGCGGGGGATTCATGGCATCCGCAAGCATGACGGGCGGGATGGCCGATGCCAAGGCGCAAGCTGCTGTCGGATCAGCGGGCTTCCTGAATCGACTCGAGCCGCTTTTCAACCCACTCCGATTCCTCTTCCAGTCCGTGTTCGGTGTAAAAATCCCCGAGCGCCCCGTAGCGCTTCGCCGGATCGAACTTGGCCGCATACCATAGCTTCCGCAGGCACACCGGGCAAAGATGCATCGGTGTCGAGTCGGCCTCCTGGAGGTGGTTGGCCCCGTTCATGTTGCACTCGTAGTGGATGCAGTGGCGGATGCCGAACATGTGGCCCATCTCGTGGGTCAGCACCTTCGCGGCGCGACGAAGTACGAGAGTCTCCGTATGTTCATCCGCCTCACGCCCGGTCCACGACGGATGATAGCGGGCGAAGCTGAAGATCCCGACACGGTTGCGGATCGATGCCTGGCCGAAGACAAAGTTCCACGACTCGTCGGGGTAGAGGTCGGTCATGGTCACGGCGAGCATCGCGTAGGCGTCGGCAGGCAAGCGCGCGGCGAGCCCCTTGAGCATCTCTTGCGAGTTCCACTGTTTCTTGCCCGAACCGGGGTTGATGCGGGACGTCACCTTGATGTCGGCTTCGGCGACCGGCTTGAGCATCCGGACCTCGAGTGGCTGGAAATACGCGGCGGTGTAGTCTTTCAACGCCTCCAGCGACGGCGCCTTCCCTTCCTCGAATTCGCCGAGCGGGAGGACATAGAGGATCTTGCGGGTGTCGTCGGGGAAGTTCGGTTTCGAGTCGAGGTATTGCCCGAGCGATTGTCCCGGCTCGGGGTGGCTGGCCAGCCAGTCGGCCGGCTGCGGCGCCTTCTTTGCCTCGAACTCTCCCGCGTCCGTGAACGCGCGCCGCTCCGCCGGGGTGTGCCGGTCCAGCGATCCGACCGCTTTCAGCCGTTCGTCCCGGTCGGGCAGCGTCACCGCCAGCGCGGCGGCAGCGGCGACGAGAAGGACGAGACAGAGGCTCTTCATGAGGCGGAGGATCCGGTCATGTTCGAAACGCCCGCATGTGCGTTTTCTTGGCCCGAACCCTTCAGCCAATCCAGCGCTTCGCAGGAATGCCGGACCGGGAGGGAGTAGTGGCCTTCGCCCTCAAGCCACGTGCCTTCCGCCTTCGGCACCCGAGCGGCGAGCCTTTTGGCTACATCGCAGGGCAGGTTGGCGTCGGCCATGCCGTGCCAGAAGTGCACAGGAACGTGGATCCGCTCCGGTTCGAAGTCCCATGGCGCGAGGTAGAGCTCGCCGTCGTCCAGTGTCGGTCCAGGGCCGTTGCGGATGGCCTCGAGGTAGCTCCGGATCACCATGTCCCAGCCCCCGGCGCTGTGGATCGCCTCGCGGTCGGCCTCCGGGATGCTCTTGAGCATCCATGACATCGGTGCGTGGTCGACGCCGCGGTCGATCATCCAGCGGCTGAAGGGCAGGAGAACCGGTAGCGAGGCGCGTCGCAGCGATTTCAGCCCCGAGAGCGTTCGGTAAGCCCAATGCATGTGGCTGCGGTCGGCCTTGTCCGCGAGCGGCGGAGCGCCGCAGATCACGGCGGCCCGGATCACCCGGTCGCCGAGCTTTTCACAGGTCGCGAGGGTGTAGGGTCCGCCCCCGGAGACTCCGAAGATCCGAAACCGGTCGATTCCGAGCGAGTCGGCGAATTGGCCGACGTCCTTCGGCCAGTCCCCGAACCGCCGGTCGGGCATGGGGTCGGAGAGGCCGACGCCCGGTCGGTCGGGCGCAAGCAGCCGGATTCCACGCTTGGAGGCGTCGTGATCGAGGTAAGCGGCTTGGAAGCGGCTGCTGGGCCAGCCATGGAAGAACAGCACGGGGATTCCCTGCGGGTCGCCGTATTCGGCGAATCCGAGTTTGCGACCATCCGGCAGAGTGACGTGCTCGTTTTCCTTCATTCGGCACGGAGCATGGGGAATTGGCGGCGGGAGTGCACATCGATAATCCGGGAGCCAACATCGCGAAATCCCGATGATGGGCGGCTTCGGCTTGTCAAACAGACCGTGCTGTCTGCAGGTTTGGGTATGAGTAAGGCACGGGACCGCCTTGTGGCTACGGCCGGCCGCCTGTTCGGCGAGCGGGGCTACGAATGCGTCGGGATCAACGAGATCATCGCCAAGGCCGAGATCGCCAAGGCCACCTTCTATCAGCACTTCCCCAGCAAGGAGGCGCTGTGCGCCGAGTGGTTGCGGACCGAGGCGGAGGATTCGGAGCGGACCCAGCGCAGGCTGCTCGAGGATCCGAGGACGGTGCGGGAGCGGCTCGAAGACCGGTTCGATGCCCTGCAGCGCTGGCTGACCGAGGAGGATTACCCGGGTTGTCCGTTCTGCACCACGGCGGCGATGACCGAAGCCGGCGGGGAACTTCGCGAGTTGGTGGCGCTGCAGCGCAAACAAAGCCGGGAGTTCTGGCGGGGTTTGGCGGCCCAGCACGAACCCTCCCACAAGGCGGCCAAACACCTCGGCGACGCCTGGTTTCTGCTCTACAGCGGGGCGATCACCGAGGCGACGAATCTCCGCGAAACATGGCCGGTGAAGAAGGCGAAGCGGGCGGCGCTGAACTTGGGCGGCTGGAAATAATTCGAATTCCACGGAATAGACCGACTTGTCTGTTCTCTTATCGTTGCGGATGTATCCCCTTCGCATACGGCAAAAAGGACAGACTTGTCTGATTTAGGCGTTACTATAATATTTTTGACCAATGATAGAATATGTCTACCCGCCTCTGCTGGTGCTTGCATGCCGCAATTGGCTGCGCATCCTGAGCAGTGATGCCAAACGAAATTCCACGAGTTGGAGCGGAGCTTACCCCAGAGCAACGGGAGAAAGCGATGGCGTGGTTCGAAGAGACCTGCAAGCCGCTATTCCTACCCGAGAAAGGCTGTCCTTCCTGCGGGAACACGAATTGGGAGCTGTGCCCATACATCAACGAGATGCGAACTCTCAACGAGTCCCGGCATGGCGGCGGTTACGTCTTCTATCCACTTTTGACCATCCAGTGCACAAAATGCGCTCAGATTCTCAATTTCAATGGGATCGACGCTGGAGTGCTCCCTCCCGGAGCAGACACCACTTTTGCAGGGGAAAAGATCGCAGCGAAAGGAGGGCCCATTGCCTGAAATCGAACCAGAATCGCATAGCGGAAAGATTACGCCTAAGCGCGGCGGTATTTCGGCTCCGCCGCCGCGAACAAGCTATTACGAGGCGATTCACTGCTATCGGAAGGTGAAGACTTACCCCATTCAGGAACACGAATTATCCGCATTGGATGAGTCCAATTCCAACTTCACCCTCTGGGCCTCTCTGGGAACTGGGTTCATATTCCTCTCGATCGGGTGCGTTTGGGACACCGTCAGCGAGTGGAGTTTCACCGGAGTGAGATTTTTCTTCATGGTCTTATTTGGACTCGCCGCAGGCGGAA is part of the Haloferula helveola genome and encodes:
- a CDS encoding alpha/beta hydrolase; the encoded protein is MKENEHVTLPDGRKLGFAEYGDPQGIPVLFFHGWPSSRFQAAYLDHDASKRGIRLLAPDRPGVGLSDPMPDRRFGDWPKDVGQFADSLGIDRFRIFGVSGGGPYTLATCEKLGDRVIRAAVICGAPPLADKADRSHMHWAYRTLSGLKSLRRASLPVLLPFSRWMIDRGVDHAPMSWMLKSIPEADREAIHSAGGWDMVIRSYLEAIRNGPGPTLDDGELYLAPWDFEPERIHVPVHFWHGMADANLPCDVAKRLAARVPKAEGTWLEGEGHYSLPVRHSCEALDWLKGSGQENAHAGVSNMTGSSAS
- a CDS encoding glycoside hydrolase family 2 protein, yielding MIRAFFALLLPLAAFADDFADSPEFVHAMGIETRKLDGFPVVFHYGRIRPDFEDRSENPFRSRLDLDGPWEFRFDPENEGLDAASGWTRVTVPHCWDTMPGGRFWDWSDHSVKNPPFYDGAAWYMRKFDFEPSEDKRHRLEFLGVPHRVRIFLNGELLALHEGGGQPFEIDATGKLAKGANTLAVQVIRLPNYRKKTDGDGFDEIEYVHTRHPKAPDNWPYAGIPRSVSLVTENPLTIRKTQVRTMKGKLEAVVCISNHGTTPSKGTVRVASDAIEPCEPLPFNLEPGAHAAIRFQASLKPDAARWQPGNPKLHRLVSTLETGGKPGDRLQTEFGIRHFEIRGDRFYLNGKPIFLKGSAFYEEHRGRGNALTKGDHEEFFRMLGEADANFARLHVAQRHPWTYQLADRNGVMLCGEWGGFWYKEKSMDAQTKDPQSVFQSLGRCALWDLMNHPSVVIWGIHNECHQFCPEYEPFVKMGHDLVDAHDWHLRPVTWAAWHPHMGEPHFEHADAVGFNEYRGAMDPFENLDPDLKRVTEENPGKPLIILENGGWSKRGDRGPKDRKGSEDWQADLLRRQHEVLTGHIPPLSGYTYWLLVDYRSRKTYTGNENSDGWSRMGLYDEFGKPKMVRDVFRDLRWRP
- a CDS encoding TetR/AcrR family transcriptional regulator; the encoded protein is MSKARDRLVATAGRLFGERGYECVGINEIIAKAEIAKATFYQHFPSKEALCAEWLRTEAEDSERTQRRLLEDPRTVRERLEDRFDALQRWLTEEDYPGCPFCTTAAMTEAGGELRELVALQRKQSREFWRGLAAQHEPSHKAAKHLGDAWFLLYSGAITEATNLRETWPVKKAKRAALNLGGWK
- a CDS encoding archaemetzincin — translated: MKSLCLVLLVAAAAALAVTLPDRDERLKAVGSLDRHTPAERRAFTDAGEFEAKKAPQPADWLASHPEPGQSLGQYLDSKPNFPDDTRKILYVLPLGEFEEGKAPSLEALKDYTAAYFQPLEVRMLKPVAEADIKVTSRINPGSGKKQWNSQEMLKGLAARLPADAYAMLAVTMTDLYPDESWNFVFGQASIRNRVGIFSFARYHPSWTGREADEHTETLVLRRAAKVLTHEMGHMFGIRHCIHYECNMNGANHLQEADSTPMHLCPVCLRKLWYAAKFDPAKRYGALGDFYTEHGLEEESEWVEKRLESIQEAR